A region of Nitrosomonas stercoris DNA encodes the following proteins:
- a CDS encoding putative outer membrane protein, translating into MERTWRYAVGVSYTPPDSRWVFRSGFAYDQTPIPNAQLRPARIPDNDRYWVTAGVSYALPHNIRLHGAYAYLFVPTAAIDSKGATADHLMGKFSSHYHIVGVQLDWRF; encoded by the coding sequence ATGGAGAGAACTTGGCGTTACGCTGTAGGAGTAAGTTATACCCCTCCGGATAGTCGTTGGGTTTTCAGGAGTGGTTTTGCTTATGACCAAACACCGATTCCCAATGCGCAACTCAGACCTGCTCGTATCCCGGATAACGATCGTTATTGGGTAACAGCAGGAGTATCTTATGCATTGCCCCATAATATTCGTCTACATGGCGCTTATGCATATTTATTTGTTCCGACCGCTGCTATTGATAGCAAGGGCGCCACAGCTGATCATTTAATGGGAAAATTTTCCTCGCATTATCATATTGTGGGGGTACAACTGGATTGGCGTTTCTAA
- a CDS encoding dCTP deaminase, which translates to MSIKSDKWIRKMAAEYGMIEPFEPNQIKHRDGQNIVSYGTSSYGYDIRCSNEFKLFTNLNSTIVDPKHFDSNSFVDVTGDVCIIPPNSFALARTVEYFRIPRNILTICLGKSTYARCGIIVNVTPFEPEWEGYVTLEFSNTTPLPAKIYANEGVAQVIFFESDEVCETSYKDRKGKYQFQQGVTLPKI; encoded by the coding sequence ATGTCAATCAAGTCAGATAAATGGATCCGTAAAATGGCTGCCGAATACGGCATGATTGAGCCATTCGAGCCTAACCAAATTAAACACAGAGATGGGCAAAATATCGTCTCCTATGGTACCTCCAGCTACGGTTACGATATCCGCTGTTCAAATGAATTCAAGCTATTTACCAACTTGAATTCAACCATTGTTGACCCAAAACACTTTGATTCCAATTCATTTGTTGATGTCACTGGTGACGTATGCATCATTCCCCCGAATTCCTTTGCGCTGGCACGTACTGTCGAATATTTTCGTATCCCACGCAATATATTGACCATTTGCTTGGGAAAATCCACCTATGCTCGCTGTGGCATTATCGTTAATGTCACCCCATTTGAGCCAGAATGGGAAGGCTACGTCACGCTAGAGTTTTCTAACACCACTCCCCTACCCGCCAAAATCTATGCCAACGAAGGCGTCGCTCAGGTTATCTTTTTTGAATCAGATGAAGTATGTGAAACATCCTATAAAGACCGCAAAGGAAAATACCAATTTCAGCAAGGTGTTACCCTTCCTAAAATATAG
- a CDS encoding iron-sulfur cluster carrier protein: MITPQQIETILGQTIDPTTGKDYLASKAVHNIQINEANVTLDIQLGYPANSVLETVRQQIEQALSTLPGIGSVTANVSSHIIAHSAQRKLKLLPGVKNIIAIASGKGGVGKSSTAVNLALALAAEGATVGLLDADIYGPSQPQMLGVSGQPHSPDGKTIEPKIAYGVQMMSIGLLIDVESPMVWRGPMVTQALQQLLNDTLWNDVDYLVIDLPPGTGDIQLTMAQKIPVTGAIIVTTPQDIALLDARKGLKMFEKVGIPILGIVENMSLHTCSQCGHTEPIFGVGGGEKMSQDYNVELLGALPLDIRIREHTDAGKPSVVAEPDGQIAASYRTIARRAAAKISDMTRDYNDVFTQIVMEDN; this comes from the coding sequence ATGATCACACCACAACAAATTGAAACTATATTAGGACAAACCATTGATCCAACCACCGGCAAGGATTATCTTGCCAGTAAAGCAGTCCACAACATTCAGATTAATGAAGCCAATGTCACGCTGGATATCCAGCTGGGTTATCCTGCCAATAGTGTCCTGGAAACAGTACGCCAACAAATTGAACAAGCCTTGAGCACTTTGCCAGGAATTGGCTCGGTCACCGCCAACGTTTCCAGCCATATCATTGCACATAGCGCACAACGCAAACTGAAATTGCTGCCCGGCGTGAAAAATATTATTGCTATTGCTTCTGGTAAAGGTGGGGTCGGCAAATCATCAACAGCAGTCAATTTAGCATTAGCCTTGGCAGCCGAGGGCGCAACGGTTGGGCTATTAGATGCTGATATTTATGGCCCTTCCCAGCCACAAATGCTGGGCGTCAGTGGTCAGCCACATTCACCAGATGGCAAAACCATCGAACCTAAAATAGCTTATGGCGTGCAAATGATGTCCATTGGATTGCTGATTGACGTAGAATCACCAATGGTTTGGCGCGGCCCAATGGTCACGCAAGCACTCCAGCAATTGCTCAATGATACGCTATGGAACGATGTCGATTACCTGGTCATCGATCTGCCACCAGGCACAGGCGACATTCAATTAACTATGGCGCAGAAAATCCCGGTAACCGGTGCCATTATCGTGACCACGCCACAGGATATCGCCTTGCTAGATGCCCGCAAAGGATTAAAAATGTTCGAAAAAGTCGGCATCCCTATCTTGGGCATTGTGGAAAACATGAGTCTGCATACTTGCTCACAATGTGGCCATACCGAGCCTATCTTTGGCGTTGGCGGCGGAGAAAAAATGAGCCAAGATTATAATGTTGAGCTACTAGGTGCCCTGCCACTTGATATCCGTATCCGTGAGCATACCGATGCTGGCAAACCCAGTGTAGTGGCTGAGCCAGATGGACAAATTGCTGCCAGTTATCGTACGATTGCTCGCCGAGCTGCCGCCAAAATATCGGACATGACACGCGATTATAACGATGTGTTTACACAAATCGTTATGGAAGATAATTAA
- a CDS encoding methionine--tRNA ligase: MTARNMLVTSALPYANGSIHLGHLVEYIQTDIWVRFQKIQGHTVYYVCADDTHGTPIMLRAEKEGISPEELITRVHAEHLRDFTGFHIAFDQYYSTHSDETRYYSEDIYLKLDAAGLIATRSIEQLYDPVKQMFLPDRFVKGECPKCAAADQYGDSCEVCGAAYAPTELKNPYSAVSGATPIHKASEHFFFKLSDPRCSEFLRSWTRAGHLQTEAANKVDEWLGEAGQSKLSDWDISRDAPYFGFEIPGETGKYFYVWLDAPIGYMGSFKKLCSEQGIDFDQYWKKGSDTELYHFIGKDILYFHALFWPAMLENAGYRTPTQIFAHGFLTVNGEKMSKSRGTFITAESYLQQGLNPEWLRYYYAAKLNGSMEDIDLNLEDFVTRVNADLVGKYINIASRCAGFISKRFGGQLVAGEDYQQLQTMVDQRFSSWQPGIIEKTYEARDFAAAIRHIMKRADEVNELIHTLAPWEIAKDETRERELHRACSLGIQMFYLLSCYLKPVLPNTAEHIEHFLNCSTLGWPQHSANQPLSALLLPPGHAINAYQHLMTRIDPKQITALIEANRQTMKTNHNPHSQVRHGEAQQHASAPIATTISIDDFSKVDLRIARIVDAQLVPGADKLLQLTLDIGSEQRNVFAGIKSAYDPEQLKGRLTVMVANLAPRKMRFGLSEGMVLAAGGEAGGPFLLAPDSGAQPGMRVK, encoded by the coding sequence ATGACAGCACGTAATATGTTAGTAACTTCTGCGCTGCCTTATGCTAATGGCAGTATCCATCTGGGGCATTTGGTTGAATATATCCAGACTGATATCTGGGTACGCTTCCAAAAAATACAAGGACACACAGTTTACTATGTATGCGCTGATGATACCCATGGTACGCCGATTATGTTGCGTGCAGAAAAGGAGGGGATTTCACCGGAAGAATTGATTACGCGTGTACACGCTGAACATTTGCGTGATTTCACTGGTTTTCATATTGCGTTTGATCAGTATTACAGTACGCATTCGGATGAAACACGTTATTACTCAGAAGACATTTATCTGAAGCTGGATGCTGCTGGCTTAATTGCGACCCGCTCAATTGAGCAATTATATGATCCTGTCAAACAGATGTTTTTGCCAGATCGTTTTGTTAAGGGAGAATGCCCAAAGTGTGCTGCTGCAGATCAATATGGTGATTCTTGTGAAGTATGTGGTGCGGCCTATGCGCCAACCGAGCTGAAAAATCCCTATTCCGCAGTTTCTGGTGCAACGCCTATTCATAAGGCATCCGAACATTTCTTTTTTAAGCTGTCTGATCCGCGTTGTAGTGAATTTCTGCGCAGCTGGACGCGCGCTGGCCATTTGCAAACTGAGGCTGCCAATAAAGTAGATGAATGGCTAGGTGAAGCAGGGCAAAGCAAGTTGTCTGACTGGGATATTTCGCGTGATGCGCCTTATTTTGGCTTTGAAATTCCTGGCGAAACCGGCAAATATTTTTATGTGTGGCTGGACGCCCCCATTGGCTATATGGGTAGTTTCAAGAAACTGTGTAGTGAGCAAGGTATTGATTTTGATCAGTATTGGAAAAAAGGATCGGATACCGAGCTTTATCATTTTATCGGCAAGGATATTCTGTATTTTCATGCGTTATTTTGGCCAGCCATGCTGGAAAACGCAGGTTATCGCACGCCCACCCAAATTTTTGCACATGGATTTTTGACAGTTAACGGCGAAAAGATGAGCAAATCGCGCGGAACGTTTATTACCGCGGAAAGTTATCTGCAGCAAGGATTAAATCCAGAATGGTTGCGCTATTACTATGCAGCCAAACTCAATGGCAGCATGGAAGATATTGATCTCAATCTGGAAGATTTTGTAACGCGCGTTAATGCTGATCTGGTGGGGAAATATATCAATATCGCCAGTCGCTGCGCCGGATTTATCAGTAAGCGCTTTGGCGGTCAACTGGTCGCTGGAGAAGATTATCAACAGCTACAAACAATGGTGGATCAGCGTTTTTCAAGTTGGCAGCCAGGGATCATTGAAAAGACGTATGAAGCGCGTGATTTTGCTGCAGCAATTCGCCACATCATGAAACGCGCGGATGAAGTAAATGAGCTGATTCATACGCTTGCGCCCTGGGAAATTGCCAAGGATGAAACACGTGAGCGAGAGTTGCACCGTGCTTGTAGCCTGGGTATTCAAATGTTTTACTTGCTTTCCTGCTATTTGAAACCAGTTTTACCTAATACAGCTGAGCACATTGAACATTTCCTCAATTGTTCTACCCTTGGCTGGCCGCAGCATTCTGCTAACCAACCGTTATCTGCCTTGCTGTTGCCACCAGGACATGCGATTAATGCCTATCAGCACTTAATGACACGAATTGATCCTAAACAAATTACTGCATTGATCGAAGCGAATCGACAAACCATGAAAACTAATCACAACCCCCATTCACAAGTACGACATGGTGAAGCGCAGCAACACGCATCTGCACCGATTGCTACTACCATTTCCATTGATGATTTTAGCAAGGTCGATTTGCGCATTGCTCGTATTGTTGATGCGCAACTGGTACCCGGTGCAGATAAGTTGTTGCAATTGACGTTAGATATTGGTTCTGAACAGCGCAATGTATTCGCAGGTATTAAGTCAGCTTATGATCCTGAGCAACTGAAAGGGCGTTTAACAGTGATGGTGGCAAATCTTGCGCCACGTAAGATGAGATTTGGGTTATCAGAGGGAATGGTATTAGCCGCGGGTGGTGAAGCGGGAGGGCCTTTCCTGTTGGCGCCAGATAGTGGTGCACAACCAGGTATGCGCGTGAAATAA
- a CDS encoding exodeoxyribonuclease I — MQTASFTFYWHDYETFGTNPRWDRPAQFAGLRTDEALNEIGEPLVIYCQPARDRLPHPEACLLTGITPQLAAAQGLLEPEFVALIHTQLAQPGTCGVGYNSLRFDDEVTRFALYRNFYDPYAREWQASNSRWDVIDLARMAFALRPEGIAWPYNAEGHPSFRLEDLTAENGLVHDSAHDALSDVRATIALARLFKNQQPRLYDWLFRLRNKRAAADLLDLAQHTPVLHTSRMYPAKYGCTTLIMPLLFEAGNANNILAYDLRYDPSEFMTLSADALAERLFTSQEELAGQQRLPVKAVRLNKCPALAPQTVLTEEIAQRIELNIERCLHHWQQLRDHPEFMQRIEHAYSDNRVFAKNDAELALYDGFASNQDRNLFSRVQHSDPKNLAELGGEFQDSRYVELLFRYRARYYPETLSNEEMHRWRERCRKQLTEEIIKDHLTLDVYQQKLRQLREDCLRPEQLAILDELIAWGKELAQENNLPWSTT; from the coding sequence ATGCAAACAGCTTCCTTTACTTTCTATTGGCATGATTACGAAACTTTTGGCACCAATCCTCGTTGGGATCGTCCGGCTCAGTTTGCTGGATTGAGAACAGATGAAGCACTCAATGAAATTGGTGAGCCACTCGTTATCTACTGTCAACCTGCACGTGATCGCTTACCGCATCCAGAAGCCTGTCTGCTGACAGGGATTACGCCACAACTTGCCGCTGCTCAAGGCCTCCTGGAACCAGAGTTTGTTGCGTTGATTCATACGCAGTTAGCACAACCAGGGACTTGTGGAGTGGGGTATAACTCGTTACGTTTTGATGATGAAGTCACTCGTTTTGCGCTCTATCGCAATTTTTATGATCCTTATGCGCGCGAGTGGCAAGCAAGTAATTCACGTTGGGATGTAATTGACCTGGCGCGTATGGCATTTGCTTTGCGTCCTGAAGGAATTGCTTGGCCATATAATGCAGAAGGTCATCCTAGTTTTCGCTTGGAAGATCTCACGGCTGAGAACGGATTGGTACATGACAGCGCACATGATGCCTTGTCTGATGTGCGTGCTACTATCGCATTGGCACGCTTGTTTAAAAATCAGCAACCACGTTTGTACGACTGGCTATTTCGTCTGCGTAATAAACGTGCTGCAGCAGATTTGCTGGATTTGGCGCAGCATACGCCAGTTTTGCATACTTCTCGCATGTATCCAGCCAAGTATGGCTGTACTACCTTGATCATGCCGCTGCTGTTTGAGGCAGGAAATGCTAATAACATTCTTGCCTATGATTTGCGTTATGATCCATCCGAATTTATGACACTGAGTGCTGATGCATTGGCCGAACGTTTATTTACCTCTCAGGAAGAGTTGGCTGGGCAGCAGCGTTTGCCAGTCAAGGCTGTTAGATTGAATAAATGTCCGGCATTAGCACCACAAACGGTGCTGACTGAGGAAATTGCACAGCGGATTGAATTGAATATAGAACGGTGCCTGCACCATTGGCAACAGTTACGAGATCATCCTGAATTCATGCAACGGATTGAGCATGCTTACTCTGATAACAGAGTGTTTGCAAAAAATGATGCGGAGCTAGCACTCTATGATGGTTTTGCTAGTAATCAGGATCGTAATTTGTTTTCACGTGTGCAGCATTCAGATCCTAAAAATTTGGCTGAACTTGGTGGGGAGTTTCAAGATAGCCGTTATGTTGAATTGCTTTTTCGCTATCGAGCACGTTACTATCCAGAAACATTATCTAATGAGGAAATGCATCGCTGGCGAGAAAGATGTCGCAAGCAATTGACGGAAGAAATCATCAAAGATCACTTAACTTTGGATGTATATCAGCAAAAATTGCGTCAATTGCGTGAGGATTGTTTGCGTCCAGAGCAACTTGCCATTCTGGATGAGCTAATTGCGTGGGGGAAGGAACTAGCACAGGAAAATAATTTACCCTGGTCTACTACTTAA
- a CDS encoding IS5 family transposase ISNieu4, whose translation MKNTDTADQKGYDAGKKVSGIKRHIAVDTQGLPHAIAVTTAEVTDRKGVLQALERCRLGLGQVQSLLCDSGYTGEPFAEGVQEILGRPVTVQIARRSELHTFKVMPRRWIVERSFAWLEKCRRLWKNCERKLDTSLQLIHLAFLALLLRRS comes from the coding sequence GTGAAGAATACAGACACGGCTGACCAGAAAGGCTATGACGCCGGCAAGAAGGTGTCGGGCATCAAGCGCCATATCGCTGTTGATACCCAGGGTTTGCCGCATGCTATAGCGGTGACAACAGCGGAAGTGACTGACCGTAAAGGTGTATTGCAAGCTCTGGAGCGCTGCAGGCTGGGCTTGGGGCAAGTACAAAGTTTGCTGTGCGACAGTGGCTATACTGGAGAACCATTCGCTGAAGGCGTGCAAGAAATTCTGGGCAGACCTGTCACCGTGCAGATTGCCAGGCGCAGTGAACTGCATACCTTCAAGGTTATGCCCAGGCGCTGGATAGTGGAACGTAGTTTCGCCTGGCTGGAAAAGTGCCGAAGATTATGGAAAAACTGCGAACGTAAACTTGATACCAGCTTGCAGCTCATTCATTTGGCTTTCTTGGCACTATTACTCAGAAGATCGTAA
- a CDS encoding fructose-bisphosphate aldolase: protein MALVSLRQLLDHAAENGYGLPAFNVNNLEQIHAIMQAADECDSPVIMQGSAGARKYAGEEFLRHLIAAAVEAYPHIPVVMHQDHGASPSVCVNAIRSGFSSVMMDGSLEEDGKTPSSFEYNVNVTAKVVEMAHAVGVSVEGELGCLGSLESGEGEGEAEDGHGAVGQLSLDQLLTDPEEAAEFVRKTGVDALAIAIGTSHGAYKFTRKPTGDILAIERVKEIHQRIPNTHLVMHGSSSVPQEWLEIIREYGGEMKETYGVPVEEIQQGIKYGVRKVNIDTDIRLAMTGAIRRHLVKNKSEFDPRKFLKDATAAAKDICKARFEAFGSAGQAGKIKPIKLSTMTERYLSGELKSIVK from the coding sequence ATGGCACTGGTATCGTTACGTCAGTTATTAGATCACGCAGCCGAGAACGGATATGGACTTCCGGCCTTTAACGTCAATAATCTCGAGCAAATTCATGCCATCATGCAAGCGGCTGATGAATGTGATAGCCCGGTAATCATGCAGGGATCAGCGGGTGCACGTAAATACGCTGGAGAAGAATTTTTACGACACCTGATTGCGGCTGCAGTTGAAGCTTATCCACACATTCCGGTTGTTATGCACCAGGATCACGGAGCCTCACCTTCCGTATGTGTCAATGCGATTCGTAGTGGCTTCTCTAGCGTCATGATGGACGGATCACTTGAAGAAGATGGAAAAACACCTTCTTCATTTGAATACAACGTCAACGTCACTGCCAAAGTCGTCGAAATGGCACATGCTGTTGGAGTATCTGTCGAAGGCGAATTAGGTTGCCTAGGTTCTCTTGAATCTGGTGAAGGAGAAGGAGAAGCTGAAGATGGACATGGCGCTGTCGGCCAACTCTCACTTGATCAGTTACTAACTGATCCAGAAGAAGCTGCAGAATTTGTTAGAAAAACAGGCGTTGATGCACTGGCAATTGCCATTGGAACTTCACACGGTGCTTATAAATTTACACGTAAACCTACCGGTGATATTTTGGCTATTGAGCGCGTCAAAGAAATACATCAACGCATTCCCAACACACACTTGGTGATGCACGGCTCCAGCTCCGTTCCACAAGAATGGCTGGAAATTATTCGTGAATATGGTGGTGAAATGAAAGAAACCTACGGTGTGCCAGTTGAAGAAATCCAACAAGGTATCAAATACGGCGTGCGTAAAGTTAATATTGATACTGATATTCGTCTAGCTATGACGGGTGCTATACGTCGTCATCTGGTCAAAAACAAAAGTGAATTTGATCCGCGTAAATTCTTGAAAGATGCTACTGCGGCAGCTAAAGATATTTGTAAAGCTCGTTTTGAAGCGTTTGGCTCTGCGGGACAAGCTGGCAAAATCAAGCCTATCAAATTATCAACCATGACTGAGCGTTACCTAAGCGGAGAACTGAAGTCAATCGTAAAATAA
- a CDS encoding pyruvate kinase II: MMRRTKIVATLGPASNNPETLGKMLEAGVDVVRINFSHGTKEEHIAVVELVRSLAHSLGRTVGVLADLQGPKIRIGRFEHGKIILKTGDEFILDADCELGNQERIGLDYRELPNDVEAGAVLLLDDGRIVMTVTKVKGNEIYCEVTQGGVLSNNKGINRKGGGLSAPALTEKDLQDIKTATILQADYLAVSFPRSGEDIRQARALMQEAKGHSLLMAKIERSEAILALDDILSASDAIMVARGDLAVEVGDAAVPALQKRMIRSAREANKLVITATQMMESMISSPIPTRAEVSDVANAVLDGTDAVMLSAESAAGQYPVEAVAAMARVCLEAEKEYTVNLSFRRSPDTQPVSIEDAIARATMYTAGSLKIRAIAALTQSGVTALFMSRRSSKVPIFALSPLDETLSKVTLFRGVYPIKFGQGLCDPEIILGMAEDELLRRGAIRKEDLIIMTIGEPVGIAGGTNTMKLVKVGSPRTMAQIVSDTTQQPLSDPLHL; this comes from the coding sequence ATGATGCGCAGAACAAAAATTGTAGCAACACTGGGGCCAGCTTCTAACAACCCGGAAACGCTAGGAAAAATGCTCGAGGCTGGCGTGGATGTCGTTCGCATTAATTTTTCGCATGGTACCAAAGAAGAACATATCGCTGTCGTAGAACTGGTTCGCTCTCTTGCTCACTCTCTCGGTCGCACAGTCGGCGTGTTAGCTGATCTGCAGGGACCTAAAATACGCATCGGAAGATTTGAGCACGGAAAAATCATCCTGAAAACTGGTGATGAATTCATTCTTGATGCAGATTGCGAACTGGGCAATCAGGAACGTATCGGACTAGATTATCGAGAGCTGCCTAATGATGTCGAAGCAGGTGCTGTTCTTCTGCTCGATGATGGCCGCATCGTCATGACTGTGACCAAAGTCAAAGGTAACGAAATCTATTGTGAAGTAACACAAGGAGGCGTTCTTTCCAATAACAAGGGAATTAACCGCAAAGGTGGAGGATTAAGCGCACCAGCATTGACCGAAAAAGATTTGCAAGATATTAAAACAGCAACAATTCTTCAGGCCGACTATCTTGCTGTTTCTTTTCCCCGCTCAGGAGAAGATATTCGCCAAGCACGTGCATTAATGCAGGAAGCAAAAGGACACAGTTTGCTCATGGCGAAAATTGAGCGCTCAGAAGCTATTCTGGCATTAGACGATATTCTGAGTGCATCTGATGCCATTATGGTTGCGCGAGGTGATTTAGCAGTCGAAGTGGGAGATGCTGCTGTGCCAGCGCTACAGAAGCGCATGATTCGCTCAGCACGCGAAGCAAACAAACTAGTGATTACTGCGACACAAATGATGGAATCAATGATATCTAGCCCGATTCCAACACGCGCGGAAGTATCTGACGTAGCAAACGCTGTCTTAGACGGCACAGATGCCGTCATGCTGTCTGCTGAATCTGCTGCTGGACAATATCCAGTAGAAGCGGTGGCAGCCATGGCCAGAGTATGTCTGGAAGCAGAAAAAGAATATACGGTAAACCTCAGTTTCCGTCGCTCTCCAGATACACAGCCTGTCAGTATTGAAGATGCCATTGCACGCGCCACCATGTACACAGCTGGATCACTTAAGATTCGAGCCATTGCTGCACTGACACAAAGTGGTGTTACAGCGCTTTTTATGTCGCGTAGAAGCTCAAAAGTCCCAATTTTTGCACTTAGTCCTTTAGATGAAACCTTAAGCAAAGTAACGCTTTTTCGAGGAGTGTACCCAATAAAATTTGGGCAAGGTTTGTGTGATCCTGAAATTATTCTTGGTATGGCAGAGGACGAATTACTCAGACGTGGCGCAATACGCAAGGAAGATTTAATTATTATGACGATTGGTGAACCAGTTGGTATTGCTGGCGGAACCAATACCATGAAACTTGTCAAAGTGGGCAGCCCCAGAACAATGGCACAAATAGTTTCAGACACAACCCAGCAACCGCTTTCTGACCCACTTCATTTGTAA
- a CDS encoding phosphoglycerate kinase, giving the protein MSVIKLVDLELKNKRVLIRADLNVPVKDGKVTSDARITASMATIKHCLQQGARVMVTSHLGRPEEGIWTPENSLQPVADDISQKLGTPVRLIKDWVEGGFEVVPGELVILENCRINKGEKKNLEETAKKYAALCDIFVMDAFGTAHRAQASTYGVAQYAPIACAGILLTEELDALTKALHQPARPFVAIVGGSKVSTKLTVLEALTEKVDQLVVGGGIANTFLKAAGNNVGKSLCEDDLVPVAQSLMNKMKQRNATIPIAVDVVVGKKFSADEPAVLKEANAVADDDMIFDIGPKSAQELVDIIMQAGTVVWNGPVGVFEFDQFGEGTHTIAQAIAQTKAFTLAGGGDTIAAIQKYDIYDKVSYISTAGGAFLEFLEGKKLPAVEILESRASEQ; this is encoded by the coding sequence GTGTCAGTTATCAAACTTGTTGATCTAGAGCTAAAAAACAAACGTGTCCTCATTCGTGCTGATCTGAATGTTCCTGTCAAAGACGGCAAAGTAACATCAGATGCACGTATCACCGCATCCATGGCGACTATTAAGCATTGTTTACAACAAGGTGCTCGCGTCATGGTAACGTCCCATTTGGGACGTCCGGAAGAAGGTATATGGACACCAGAAAATTCTCTTCAACCTGTTGCTGACGATATTAGCCAAAAACTGGGCACACCTGTCCGACTGATCAAGGATTGGGTAGAAGGAGGTTTCGAAGTTGTTCCTGGGGAATTGGTGATTCTGGAAAATTGCAGAATCAATAAAGGTGAGAAAAAAAATCTTGAAGAAACAGCAAAAAAATACGCTGCTTTATGCGATATATTCGTTATGGATGCATTTGGTACCGCCCACCGCGCACAAGCTTCAACCTACGGTGTAGCTCAATACGCTCCCATCGCATGTGCTGGCATACTTTTGACTGAAGAACTCGATGCTTTAACCAAAGCTTTACACCAACCAGCACGCCCATTCGTTGCGATTGTAGGGGGATCCAAAGTTTCCACTAAGCTCACTGTTTTGGAAGCACTTACCGAAAAAGTCGATCAACTTGTAGTGGGTGGAGGAATTGCCAACACTTTTCTCAAGGCAGCTGGAAATAATGTAGGAAAATCACTGTGTGAAGATGATCTGGTTCCAGTAGCTCAATCCTTAATGAACAAAATGAAACAGCGCAATGCAACTATTCCGATTGCGGTGGACGTTGTGGTAGGTAAAAAATTCTCAGCTGACGAACCAGCCGTTTTAAAAGAAGCAAATGCCGTTGCTGATGACGACATGATTTTTGATATTGGCCCTAAAAGTGCACAAGAATTGGTTGATATCATCATGCAAGCAGGTACAGTTGTCTGGAATGGCCCAGTAGGTGTGTTTGAATTTGATCAATTTGGAGAAGGAACGCACACAATTGCCCAAGCAATTGCTCAAACCAAGGCTTTTACCTTAGCTGGCGGCGGCGACACAATTGCTGCTATTCAAAAATATGACATTTACGACAAGGTTTCATATATTTCTACTGCAGGTGGAGCATTCCTGGAGTTTTTAGAAGGAAAAAAACTACCCGCTGTTGAAATTCTGGAATCACGCGCCAGTGAGCAATAA